From the Leptospira sp. WS60.C2 genome, one window contains:
- a CDS encoding insulinase family protein has protein sequence MMSKLRIFFLCFSLQFLPLFSEDAFFGTSETQFREKIKTIQLENGLKVVMMKRGTSPTVALYIKFLVGAVDETPEEAGTAHLLEHMLFKGTKTVGTVDYQKEEKYQTQIEVWGTELDNLQLQKRDLITRGELVPKQLESEIETLNRRLKNLIQLQDELIVKNEDSYIYEQNGEVGFNAYTSQDVTNYQIQLPNNRIEVWAKIESDRLKNPILREYYTERDVVIEERRMRTDDSGAGVLREKFFSLAFENHPYRKPVIGYSTGLPFLKIDETKAFFKKHYTPDRMVISIVGQFDMEETESIIRKYFSDLKPGKPRSEYKVEEKSFPGEKRFKVKHPSSNQMMMGWLKPPYPHKDNSSFDVLSSILTSGTGSRLYKRLVLEEKLVLSIGAANGYPGERYQNYFVFFIKPNEGVSSEKIEAIIWEELNRIQKNGIPKEELEKVKNQMVSDFIKTLDENGTIADLLSYYQLLYGDWAGLFKQYQAIMNTTSGDIQSLVPKYLTNDQVVIGVLEDVRKK, from the coding sequence ATGATGTCGAAATTACGAATCTTTTTCCTTTGTTTCTCTCTACAATTTTTACCCCTGTTTTCAGAAGATGCTTTTTTTGGAACATCGGAAACTCAATTCCGAGAAAAGATCAAAACCATTCAGTTGGAAAACGGACTGAAGGTTGTGATGATGAAACGTGGAACCTCTCCCACTGTCGCACTGTACATTAAGTTTTTAGTAGGTGCAGTGGATGAAACTCCGGAAGAAGCAGGAACTGCTCATCTTCTAGAGCATATGTTGTTCAAAGGAACAAAAACTGTTGGGACTGTTGACTATCAAAAAGAAGAAAAATACCAAACACAAATTGAAGTTTGGGGTACTGAACTCGATAACTTACAATTGCAAAAAAGAGATTTGATCACACGAGGGGAACTGGTTCCGAAACAACTGGAATCAGAGATCGAAACACTCAATCGTAGATTGAAAAATCTCATTCAATTACAAGATGAGCTCATCGTAAAAAATGAAGATTCTTATATTTACGAACAAAATGGAGAAGTTGGTTTTAATGCGTATACTTCGCAAGATGTCACCAATTACCAAATCCAACTTCCAAACAATAGAATCGAAGTTTGGGCCAAAATCGAATCTGACAGACTAAAAAATCCAATCTTGAGAGAATACTATACAGAAAGAGATGTGGTCATTGAAGAAAGGCGGATGAGAACAGACGATAGTGGAGCAGGTGTTTTGCGAGAGAAGTTTTTTTCCTTAGCATTTGAAAATCATCCCTATCGAAAACCAGTGATTGGATATTCCACAGGTCTTCCATTTTTGAAAATTGACGAAACAAAAGCATTTTTTAAAAAACATTATACGCCAGATCGGATGGTGATCTCCATTGTGGGTCAGTTTGATATGGAGGAAACCGAATCCATCATACGAAAGTATTTTTCCGATTTAAAACCAGGAAAACCTCGTTCGGAATACAAGGTGGAAGAAAAGTCATTCCCTGGCGAAAAACGATTTAAGGTCAAACATCCATCTAGCAATCAGATGATGATGGGATGGTTAAAACCTCCTTATCCGCACAAAGACAATTCAAGTTTTGATGTTTTATCCTCAATTCTAACATCTGGCACCGGTTCCAGACTTTACAAACGATTGGTCTTGGAAGAAAAACTTGTTTTAAGCATTGGTGCTGCAAATGGGTATCCAGGCGAACGATACCAAAACTATTTTGTATTTTTCATCAAACCTAATGAAGGTGTGAGCTCTGAAAAAATAGAGGCGATCATTTGGGAAGAGTTAAATCGAATCCAAAAAAATGGAATTCCAAAAGAAGAATTAGAAAAGGTAAAAAATCAAATGGTATCTGATTTCATAAAAACTTTGGATGAAAATGGAACCATTGCTGATTTACTTAGTTATTATCAGCTGTTATATGGAGATTGGGCTGGTTTGTTCAAACAATACCAAGCCATCATGAATACCACCAGTGGAGACATCCAATCATTAGTTCCTAAATACCTCACAAATGATCAAGTTGTGATTGGTGTATTAGAAGACGTGAGGAAAAAATAA